A single genomic interval of Adhaeribacter pallidiroseus harbors:
- a CDS encoding carboxymuconolactone decarboxylase family protein, which yields MSTTTTALPSTRFKLVSYQEADSEVKAIYEETMQVLQLPFVLNWFKCQGSNATLLRGNWAKLRATLIEGQVPNVLKQLIIYNVSKERGCEYCAHAHGLFADSMSKMISDDPDFRVTENLDSPALPNSYKSAIQLVTKAALNSEELTNYDFEKLLEEGFTEEEVQELMAQADLVNMLNTLATISGIKIDNELTEAEF from the coding sequence ATGTCAACTACAACTACAGCCTTACCCAGTACCCGATTTAAGTTAGTGTCTTACCAGGAAGCAGATTCGGAGGTAAAGGCCATTTACGAAGAAACCATGCAGGTTCTTCAGTTACCTTTTGTGCTCAACTGGTTTAAATGCCAGGGCAGTAATGCTACCCTACTGCGGGGCAACTGGGCTAAATTGCGGGCCACGCTCATCGAAGGTCAGGTACCTAACGTGTTAAAGCAGCTTATTATCTACAACGTATCGAAGGAACGTGGTTGTGAGTATTGTGCGCATGCACATGGCTTATTTGCCGATAGCATGAGTAAAATGATAAGTGACGATCCAGATTTTAGAGTAACCGAGAACTTGGATTCGCCCGCCCTGCCCAATAGCTATAAGTCTGCTATACAGTTGGTTACGAAAGCTGCTTTAAATTCAGAGGAGTTAACGAACTATGATTTTGAGAAACTCTTGGAAGAAGGTTTTACCGAAGAAGAAGTACAGGAGTTAATGGCCCAGGCCGACTTGGTAAATATGCTGAATACGCTGGCTACTATTTCGGGAATCAAGATTGATAATGAATTAACGGAAGCCGAATTTTAA